The Rhizobium sp. NRK18 genomic sequence GCGGGCCGGATCGCGCCATTTGACATAGGAGCGCGCCTTGGCGGCATTGCCCTTTGCCAGCGCCTGATCGGCGAGGTAGTGGCGCAGCGCATCGATGTCGGCGAGCGAATAGGAGCGCCGGCCGCCGGGGCCGACCTCCGGCTGCGGGCCTTCGCCGGCAAGCGAGAGCTGCCTGAGATATCCGTCGGAGACGCCGATCAGCCGGGCAGCCTCGCCAGAGGTGAAGGAACGAAGGGTCTTTTCGGAAGCCGGTGCGAACAGCCGTTCGCGCATGGCCTGCAGTTGCGCGGACAATGCCTGGGCATCTTCCGCGATCGTGACATCCGCTGGACGCATTGCAGGTCCTTTTTGGGCCGCAGCCTGGTTCGACGGCAAAGCCATCCCCTTCGTCTTCGCTTCGCCATCCTGTCCCGGTTTGCCGGCGGGGATGGCATAATTAACACTATCAATGTGACCGATTCTCTACGTCGTGAATATACGGCGGTGACGCGAGCTACAGATTTAACGCCGAGTTACGGAGAAGCGATCGCTTGGCTTCGAATTCCGTTAGAAACCTGAGCAAACAAGCGAGTCGCGTCAAGCCCTTTTGTTGCAGGCTCATTGCGGGCAGAAATCGCCGCGGCGACTCATCAAGACGATCCCGCGTTGACAGCTGTCAACAGGGAGAATCGATCCGCATTCCTCGGCTCACAAGAAACTCGTTACCGACTCACGGACTGGCCGAGCAAGCGGAATTGCCAAATGCTCTGTTGACAGCTGTCAACGGCACCGACAGCCCAAAGCGTCAGCATTCACAGAAAGAATCCAATCGCACTCGTCGGTCGAGGTGGCGCGGCTGACCGCTAAGCCGCCGACCAGAGGCTAGATTCAACGTCTTGCCAGAGCCCGGTCGGCCGGATACCTGTTCCGCACCATCAGGAGGCTCATCATGGCAGAACAGACCGAAAGCACCCAATATGTCATCGCGCCCGAGGCGCAGAAGAGCCTTGCAGTCACCGACACGGATCGGCGCTTCCCGGTCGGTCGCATCTTCTGCGTCGGGCGCAACTATGCCGACCATGCGATCGAGATGGGCCACGACCCTGATCGCGAAGAGCCGTTCTTCTTCATGAAGCCCACGAGCAGCCTCGTCACGGACGGGCGTTTCCCGTATCCATCGATGACGTCCGACGTGCATCATGAGGTCGAGATGGTGGTGGCGATCGGGAAGGGCGGCCGCGACATCGCCGTCGCGGATGCGTTCGACCATGTCTATGGCTACGGTGTCGGCCTCGACATGACGCGACGCGATCTGCAGGCCGTCGCCAAGAAACAGGGCCGGCCGTGGGAAACCGCCAAGGCATTCGACGCCTCCGCACCCTGCTCGCCACTCGTCGCCACCCGCGCCATCGGCCACCCGATCAAGGGCGCCGTCACGCTTGCCGTCGATGGCGATATTCGCCAGCAGGGCAATCTCGACCAGATGATCTGGAAGACGCCGGAGATCATCAGCTACCTTTCCGGCCTGTTCGAGCTTCTCCCCGGCGACCTCATCATGACGGGTACTCCGGCCGGCGTCGCCGCCGTCTCGCGCGGCCAACGGATGGAAGCGACGATCGAGGGCATCGGCTCGCTTACCGTCGAGGTCATCTGATCCGTTCGGGTTCCGGCGCCCTGCGCCGCAACCCACGCGACCAGATGACGTGAAATTTGACATATGTTATTCTCCGACTGCTCTTCCATTGCGGCAGGGCAGGGGGCCGCGCAGCTGTCTGCCGCGGCAAATGGGGGATAATTCAATGCGCGGTATCGCGTTTCTTTTCTACGTCGTCGCAATTCTTTACGTGCTTGCCGGCATGTTGTTCGGCATCCACATGGCCGGCGCTCATGATTTTTCGCTGGCGCCCGCGCATGCGCATCTCAATCTTGTCGGCTGGGTGACCACCGGCATGTTCGGGATCTATTATCACGTCGTTCCGAAGGCGGCCGAAGGCATGCTGCCGAAGATCCACTTCGCGGTGGCGACGCCCGGTGTCATTCTGATGTTCCCGGGCATCATCATGTCGATCCAGGGGCAGGGCGAGGCGCTGGCGATCATCGGTTCGCTGCTGACGATCCTCTCGATGCTCATCTTCCTCTTCACCGTGATCCGCAGCCGCGGAACGGCCTGACATTAGAGACGTCTCACGGAAACGTGAAGCGGATGCCTTGATCCGTGAACAGCCACCCCGGCGTAAATGAGGTTTCATGCCATGCGCTGGGCCCATGGCTGGGGTGGAGTGCCAACACGAAACGGGAGCATCCGATGAACGACATCAAGCGAATGAAGGCCACCGACTTCCCGCAGGAACTGCTGGATATCTATGACGGCTACGTGCACGGCGTCATCACCAAGCGCGAATTCCTCGACAGGGCGGCAAAGTTCGCCGTCGGCGGCGTCACCGCCATGGCGCTTTTGAAAGCGCTGCAGCCGACCTATGCCTGGGCCGAACAGGTCAAGGCCGACGATCCTAGAATTTCCACCGAGCGGATCCAGTACCAATCACCGGACGGAAACGGCACCATCACCGCGCTCCTGGCAAAGCCCGCCGGCGCAACCGGAAAGCTGCCGGGCGTCGTCGTGGTGCACGAGAACCGCGGCCTCAACCCGTATATCGAGGACGTGGCCCGCCGCGTCGCCGTCGCAGGTTTTGTCGCACTTGCTCCGGACGGCCTGTCGCCGCTTGGCGGCTATCCGGGCAACGACGAGAAGGGCCGCGAAATGCAGAGCCAGATCGATCCTGCCAAGCTGATGGAAGATTTCTTCGCGGCCTACGAGTTTCTGCTCGCGCATGACGCGACGACGGACAAGGTCGGCTGCGTCGGCTTCTGCTATGGGGGAGGGGTGTGCAATGCGCTCGCCGTCGCCTACCCGAAGCTCGCCGCCAGCGTTCCGTTCTACGGCCGCCAGCCGCCGGCGGCCGACGTGCCGAAGATCGAGGCGCCGCTGCTTCTGCATTATGCCGGCCTCGACACGCGCATCAACGAAGGTTGGCCGGCCTATGAAGCCGCACTCAAGGCCAACAACAAGACCTATGAGGCCCACATCTACGAAGGCGTGAACCACGGCTTCCACAACGACACCACGCCGCGCTACGACGAAGAAGCCGCGACACTTGCCTGGACCCGCACGGTCGACTTCTTCAAGGCCAACCTGACCTGACCTTGTCCGCAACAATGCCGGACCGCAACGGCGGTCCGGTCATAACTGCAAGAAATTACTTATTATTTCTTGGGTACAATTCAGGCAAGATCGCACAATACAACTGATTGAGCATCGCTTTGCCCGTCTAAAGCACTGTTATTCTGCCTCCAAAAAAATTTTCACACCTTCACTGCCCATCTTGATTTCAACCAAAGGTAATCGCGCGCGTTGTTACTGTTAAACCTTGGTTAATCCTATCGCACCCAAGCGGAGACAAGATATCGTTTAAATATAGGATTTCTTAATTCTATTGGCCGATCCATTGGACAAAGGCGAGAAGACTACTCGCGTCCAGCTGGAGCCTATACATGAAGATCAGCCGCAAGATTTCCCTCATCATCGCATTGATGAGCCTCATCACACTGAGCGTTGCGGGAATGACCTTTTACGTCGTTCAGGAATATAACAACAAGCTGCAGGCCTATGCGAGCGCATCGACGCGCGCCTTCTACGGCGAGCACTTCAATCGCCTCGTCACGGCAGTCGTGATGGAAGCTCGCGGCATCTATGCCTCGCCGAGCACCGACAAGGCGACGAAGTTCGCCGAAGGCTTGCGCGCCCGCCTCGACGAGATGCAGACCGTCATCGACGAATGGAAGCCGATGGTGCCTGACACCGAGAAGCAGTCATTCGACAATCTGATCACCCGCTTCGGCGAGTTCCGCACCTTCCGCAGCGAAACTGCCCGTCTCGGTACCGAGGTGGATCCGAAGGCCGCCAACGAGCAGGGCAACAACGAAGCCAACCGCGCGAACCGCAAGGCCTTCCAGGCCGAGATCGACGCCGTCGTCAACGCAGACACTGCCGAGCTCTCGGCGGTCACCGCATCGCTTGAAACCTTCCGCAGCACGATGATGATGATCGTTGCCGGTGTCTCGCTGTTCGGCATCGCCGTCAGCGCCGCCTTCGGCATCTTCTTCGCTCGCAACCACCTGATCCGCCCGCTGGAAAAGATGACCGATACGCTGAA encodes the following:
- the yghX gene encoding YghX family hydrolase; this encodes MKRMKATDFPQELLDIYDGYVHGVITKREFLDRAAKFAVGGVTAMALLKALQPTYAWAEQVKADDPRISTERIQYQSPDGNGTITALLAKPAGATGKLPGVVVVHENRGLNPYIEDVARRVAVAGFVALAPDGLSPLGGYPGNDEKGREMQSQIDPAKLMEDFFAAYEFLLAHDATTDKVGCVGFCYGGGVCNALAVAYPKLAASVPFYGRQPPAADVPKIEAPLLLHYAGLDTRINEGWPAYEAALKANNKTYEAHIYEGVNHGFHNDTTPRYDEEAATLAWTRTVDFFKANLT
- a CDS encoding fumarylacetoacetate hydrolase family protein, with amino-acid sequence MAEQTESTQYVIAPEAQKSLAVTDTDRRFPVGRIFCVGRNYADHAIEMGHDPDREEPFFFMKPTSSLVTDGRFPYPSMTSDVHHEVEMVVAIGKGGRDIAVADAFDHVYGYGVGLDMTRRDLQAVAKKQGRPWETAKAFDASAPCSPLVATRAIGHPIKGAVTLAVDGDIRQQGNLDQMIWKTPEIISYLSGLFELLPGDLIMTGTPAGVAAVSRGQRMEATIEGIGSLTVEVI